ATCATTTTAAAGAAACAATCGCCACAAGAAAGTGATATACCACAATGGTTTGTCAACTTGATAAAATGGCCATCGACTGAAAAGTCATCCTTAATTATGGATGGATGGATGCAAGCAGGAGTTGTTTTAGTAACCAGTGATCCAAGCTATGTTTACGCCTCTTTGTGGCGTAATGCCGTAGAAATGGTAAATGCTTATCTGATTTTTGCATTAGTCGCTTTGGTTCTATGCTATTGCTTTATAAGATATTTATTACAACCTTTAAAACGGGTAACTGCCCAAGCGTTAGCCATTTCAGAACATGAGTTTCCTGTAGAAACAAAGATTCCCAAAACCCCTGAATTGAGGCAAGTTACCTTGGCTATGAATCAAATGGTTACTAAGATCAAATCGTTATTTCAGGATCAGTTGAAACAAACAGAATCCCTTAGAACACAGGTGTATCAAGATGCACTAACAGGAATGAGCAATCGCCGTTACTTTTTACAGCACTTGGCTCTGATTCTGGATAATGAAGATGAATTTATTCCTGGTTATGTTGTGATGCTGGTCATAGATGGCTTGGATGAGCTAAATCAGAAGCAAGGGTATCAACAAGGGGATCAATTGGTACTAACTGTAGCTAAAACATGTAAAAACTATTGGAAACAATCGTCTGTTAGCGCGCTGGCAAGAATTAATGGCACGACCTTTGCCTTGATTAGCCATGAAAGGGATCCTCTGGTTTTTGAAAAGGAGTGCAGGGAGTTTGAGCAAATTTTGAATCAAACTATTACTGATATCAAAATTTGCAAAACACACATGGGGGCTGCAAGTTATTTTCTCCATCAACCTATCTCCAATCTATTGTCTATGGTAGATCAAGCGGTTAAAAAAGCTCGCGATACAGGCGTATTTTATTGTCAGAAAGAGCATGATACTTATAAATATCCCCAGTTTATTAGTGGAGATGAAATTAGAAATTCTTTAGAACAGAAAAAAATAAATTTGTATGCGCAGGCAGTCACGGATGGTAAGAGTTATTTGCATAAGGAAGTGTTTGTTCGAATTCGCAATCAGGAAGGGGAGGAGTTAGGTGCGGGTTATTTTATACCCGTTGCTGAGAAACTAGGTTTGGCTTATCTAATTGATCAGTATGTGCTCAATGAATTAGCCGATCTGGATATTGCAAATCACACTAATTTTGCTCTTAATATTTCAGAAGATACTTTGGCAAATAAAGTCAATAGCACTGGTTATTTGCGGCAATTAGAAGCTATTCCTGAAGTTGTCTTGAAAAATCTCTCATTGGAAATTAATGAAGCTCATGTTTTGTCACATTTTTCAAACTCCAAGTCCTTTATCAAACAAGCCAAAAAATTGGGGGTGAAAATTGGGGTTGATCGTGTGGGTATTAAATTTTCTCCATTGCATTATTTAAGCGATTTAAACATAGACTATTTAAAACTGCATGGGAGTTTAGTGACAGATATTGATGAAAATGAAAGTAAACAGTTCTTTATACATTATTTTAATGAAATGGCTAAAACAATGGATATCGCGGTAGTAGCAACTCAAGTGGAAAGCGAGGCTCAATGGCAAGCTTTACAAATAGTCCACGTACCTTGGGGGCAGGGACGCTTTTTGTCTTCAGTAGAATTAATAAAATAAGGAGACGCGAAACAGATTGCTCCGAATGCATAAAAATGACTTCCTGAAAGGCCTTAAACCCGCTATGTGCCTCTGTAAAATGCTATAAGAATAAGGTATGATAAAAATTCAAATAATTACAATAATAATATTAATATGAACTATTTTGGCAATCTGCAAATACGTTTTTCTAAATCGTTTTTATTGTTGTTGATTGTTAGTAGTTTAACAGCTTGTGTGGATTTGACGGGCGCACGAAATACTTATATCAAGAAAGAAGAGCAACCTGCAGTTTCTCATATCCCTAACAAGAAGTCCAAAACACAAAATATGTCATCAAAAAAAGGCGAAGTGCATACGATGCTTGGCGGCTTGGGAATTTTCAGCAAGGGGATGTACACACTTCGTGATAAAGTGTCTGAAAAATACCATATCACGGCTCATAGTACGATGTGGTATAACGCTGGAGCGGTAAGCCGGTATATTATTGACCATTATTATAAAGAAAAAGATCACAAACCAATTATTTTAGTGGGGCATTCTTTAGGCGCTAATGAACAAATCAAAGTGGCTCGAAATTTGAATGCCGCCGGTGTTCCTGTTGATTTGCTAGTGACTGTCGATGCGGTATCACAAACTATTGTGCCTCCTAATGTTAAATATGCTTTGAATGTATATAAACCTGGTTTCGTACCGATGTTTAGCGGGTTAAAACTCAGAGCGGTAGATCCTCAATTGACCAAAATTGACAATGTCAATGTTGATTCGATAAAAGGGATAAAAGTAAATCACTTTACAATTGATAAAGACGAAATTTTACAAGCAATGATAATGGATAAAGTTGATAAGGTGTTAGTTGATGGAAATAAAAAGGGTGCTTAAGGATCGTTTATCTGCCCGTGTTTGTGTTATCGGTGCTGGTCCTAGCGGTATTGCCGCCATTAAAAATTTGCAAGAACACGGCATTACCAATGTTACTGTTTTTGAAAAAAACAATCAAATAGGTGGCAATTGGGTTTACGATGAGCAAAATGAGCATTCCAGTGTTTATGAGACGACCCATATCATCAGTTCAAAACGGTGGTCTGAGTTCGAAGATTTCCCTATGCCTGTTGATTACCCGGATTATCCCTCGCACTCCCAGCTTTTAAAATACTTTCAGAACTATGTGGAGCATTTTCAATTAGCTCGATACATTCGTTTTAACACAGCAGTACAAAGGGTACATCGATTGGATGATAATACATGGCATGTTATCTATGAGGATGCCGAAGGAACTCATGAAGCCTGCTATGACTATTTGCTGGTAGCGAACGGCCATCATTGGGATCCCTTTATGCCAGTATATCCTGGAGTGTTTGACGGGGAGATGCTTCATTCTCACCAATATAAAAAAGCTTCCATTTTTAAAGACAAGCGAGTGTTGGTTGTTGGTGGGGGCAATTCAGCCTGTGATGTCGCTGTTGAAATATCGCGAGTTGCTCCTGGAACTTGCATTAGCATGCGTAGGGGATATCATATTTTCCCCAAATTTATTTTTGGTAAACCAACGGATGTGGCAGTAGCTAAAATACAATGGATGCCATCCTGGTTAAGGCAGAAGTTCATCAGCCTGGTTATTAGAGGATTGCAAGGCCGATATGCCAAGTATAAACTAATGAAACCTGATTGTGGACCATTGGAAATTCATCCAACTATTAATTCCGAGCTCTTGTATTTTATTCGCCATGGCAAAATACACCCTCGTCCCGGTATCTCGAGATTTGAAGGCAACACAGTTCATTTTACTGATGGAACCCAGGGGGAGTTCGATACGGTTATTTTCGCTACAGGTTATCAAATCAGTTTTCCGTTTTTCGATAAAAATTGTA
Above is a genomic segment from Legionella pneumophila subsp. pascullei containing:
- a CDS encoding LapD/MoxY N-terminal periplasmic domain-containing protein, with the protein product MTLTKKMAVGVLIMLLFVFIGTYLITMNNARNFFIQQLESNAQDTATSLGLSLSQSLINHDVATMNSMVKAVFDRGYFSSIKVKDIKGKVIILKKQSPQESDIPQWFVNLIKWPSTEKSSLIMDGWMQAGVVLVTSDPSYVYASLWRNAVEMVNAYLIFALVALVLCYCFIRYLLQPLKRVTAQALAISEHEFPVETKIPKTPELRQVTLAMNQMVTKIKSLFQDQLKQTESLRTQVYQDALTGMSNRRYFLQHLALILDNEDEFIPGYVVMLVIDGLDELNQKQGYQQGDQLVLTVAKTCKNYWKQSSVSALARINGTTFALISHERDPLVFEKECREFEQILNQTITDIKICKTHMGAASYFLHQPISNLLSMVDQAVKKARDTGVFYCQKEHDTYKYPQFISGDEIRNSLEQKKINLYAQAVTDGKSYLHKEVFVRIRNQEGEELGAGYFIPVAEKLGLAYLIDQYVLNELADLDIANHTNFALNISEDTLANKVNSTGYLRQLEAIPEVVLKNLSLEINEAHVLSHFSNSKSFIKQAKKLGVKIGVDRVGIKFSPLHYLSDLNIDYLKLHGSLVTDIDENESKQFFIHYFNEMAKTMDIAVVATQVESEAQWQALQIVHVPWGQGRFLSSVELIK
- a CDS encoding flavin-containing monooxygenase, translated to MEIKRVLKDRLSARVCVIGAGPSGIAAIKNLQEHGITNVTVFEKNNQIGGNWVYDEQNEHSSVYETTHIISSKRWSEFEDFPMPVDYPDYPSHSQLLKYFQNYVEHFQLARYIRFNTAVQRVHRLDDNTWHVIYEDAEGTHEACYDYLLVANGHHWDPFMPVYPGVFDGEMLHSHQYKKASIFKDKRVLVVGGGNSACDVAVEISRVAPGTCISMRRGYHIFPKFIFGKPTDVAVAKIQWMPSWLRQKFISLVIRGLQGRYAKYKLMKPDCGPLEIHPTINSELLYFIRHGKIHPRPGISRFEGNTVHFTDGTQGEFDTVIFATGYQISFPFFDKNCIDFSNSTTIPLYRKMMHPEFENLYFIGLCQPQGCIWPLADYQSKIVARIIAGTLKRPDQLHQKIAKEINKPHHRFKSHMRHALEVDYHIFRRELLEMLGQKPKRLKSCS